The window ACCTCGAACACGACTGGGTCGCGGAACAAGGCGGCTATGCGTTCGAGCCCGCGGGCGAAACGCACACGCTCTTCGTGCCCGAGGACGTGCCCGAGATGATCACCTGGTTCCACGTGACCGGCGGCTACACATATGTCGATCCGCAAGGCGTCGCGCAAGGTTACGAGGACGTCTTCACGAAGATCGAAGCGGCGCGCAGGCACTACGCGTCGATCGGTCTGCCCGCCGATTACATCGAATCGATCATCCGTTGAACGTCATGACATCCACTCTTCCTGCATCGATGCAATATATCGATCACGGCACGGGCGGCGCGCCCGACTGCATGCGGCTCGTGCAAGGACCGCTGCCCTCGCCGGGCCCGAACGACGTGCTGATCGAAGTCGCCTACGCGGGCGTGAACCGCCCGGACGTACTGCAGCGCTCGGGCTCCTATCCGCCGCCGCCGGGCGCATCGCCGCATTTGGGGCTCGAGGTGTCGGGGCGCGTCGTCGCGACGGGCGCGGGCGTCACGCAATGGCGCGCGGGCGATGAAGTCTGTGCGCTCGTGCCAGGCGGCGGTTACGCGCAATACTGCATCACGGATGCATCGCATTGTCTGCCGGTGCCCGAAGGCCTCACGCTGCTTCAGGCCGCGGCCTTGCCCGAAACCTACTTCACCGTGTGGACCAACGTATTCGAGCGCGGCCGCCTGCAGGCGGGAGAGACGTTTCTCGTGCACGGCGGATCGAGCGGCATCGGACTGACCGCGATCCAGCTCGCGCACGCGTTCGGCGCGCGCGTCATCACGACCGTCGGCAATGCGGAAAAAGCGCGGGCGTGCCGCGAAGCGGGCGCGGATCACGCGATCAACTATCGCGATGAAGATTTCGTCGATGCCGTCGCGAAGCTCACCGATGGCGAGGGCGTGAACATCATCCTCGACATGGTCGGCGGCGACTACATCGCGCGCAACATCCGCGCGCTCGCGCTCGAAGGCCGGCTCGTGCAGATCGCCTTTCTCGAAGGCAGCCGCATCGAACTGGATGCCATGCCGATCATGCTGCGCCGCCTCACCTTCACGGGCTCCACCTTGCGCGCGCGCAGCATCGAACAGAAAGCGGCGATCGCGCAGGCGCTGCACGCCCACGTGTGGCCGCTGCTCGAAAGGGGCCGCGCGCTGCCGGTGATTCATCGCGTGCTGCCTTTTGCGGACGTGCAGGCCGCGCACGAGCTGATGGAATCGAGCAAGCATATCGGCAAGATCATGCTGAAAGTGGGAGACCAATGACATGCGGCACGACAAGCGCGTGGTTCTGATCACGGGCGGCAGCGGCGGTATCGGCGAGGCGCTCGTCGAGCGCTATGCGCGAGATGGCGCGGCGGTCGGCATCGTCGACGTCAATGAGGAAACGGGCGCGGCGCTCGCACAGCGTCTCACCAGCGCGGGCCTGCGCGTGCATTTCGCGCACGCCGACGTTGGCGATTT is drawn from Caballeronia sp. NK8 and contains these coding sequences:
- a CDS encoding NAD(P)H-quinone oxidoreductase, whose translation is MTSTLPASMQYIDHGTGGAPDCMRLVQGPLPSPGPNDVLIEVAYAGVNRPDVLQRSGSYPPPPGASPHLGLEVSGRVVATGAGVTQWRAGDEVCALVPGGGYAQYCITDASHCLPVPEGLTLLQAAALPETYFTVWTNVFERGRLQAGETFLVHGGSSGIGLTAIQLAHAFGARVITTVGNAEKARACREAGADHAINYRDEDFVDAVAKLTDGEGVNIILDMVGGDYIARNIRALALEGRLVQIAFLEGSRIELDAMPIMLRRLTFTGSTLRARSIEQKAAIAQALHAHVWPLLERGRALPVIHRVLPFADVQAAHELMESSKHIGKIMLKVGDQ